Proteins co-encoded in one Papaver somniferum cultivar HN1 chromosome 5, ASM357369v1, whole genome shotgun sequence genomic window:
- the LOC113283884 gene encoding uncharacterized protein At5g48480-like — MAEGDVAAAATVDLTNGSSDATITENVVKSASSVSVISVKPQLVIQGSKAAEAIQFFKTAFGAEELKRDLHPKRKADQELPSVVSAELKLGSLVLVVSDLPDGTTTLANGTGFTFCLETEDVNGLVKGAVSAGAVLDGELTEGAEEGCCGGPAGKLTDPYGNVWLICSAKKGQVIDVAA; from the exons ATGGCTGAAGgagatgttgctgctgctgctactgtagATCTCACTAATGGATCTTCTGATGCTACTATTACTGAGAATGTTGTTAAGAGTGCTTCTTCTGTGAGTGTTATTTCTGTGAAACCACAACTTGTGATTCAAGGTTCGAAAGCTGCTGAAGCGATTCAGTTCTTTAAGACTGCTTTTGGTGCTGAGGAGTTGAAACGTGATCTTCATCCTAAACGTAAAGCTGATCAAGAGCTCCCTTCTGTTGTTAGTGCTGAACTTAAACTCGGATCTCTCGTTCTCGTGGTTTCTGACCTTCCTGATGGAACAACCACTTT GGCTAACGGAACTGGATTTACTTTCTGTTTGGAGACTGAAGATGTTAACGGTCTCGTCAAGGGCGCCGTTAGTGCTGGAGCAGTTTTAGATGGAGAGCTCACTGAAGGTGCAGAGGAAGGTTGTTGTGGTGGTCCTGCTGGAAAGCTCACTGATCCATATGGAAATGTTTGGTTAATCTGCTCCGCTAAGAAGGGTCAGGTTATTGACGTGGCTGCTTAA